Proteins from a single region of Streptomyces sp. Tu 3180:
- a CDS encoding Dabb family protein, with protein MIRHLVLFRLNEGVERDDPRVVEGVEAFRSLDGKIPEIRFWECAWNISDRPIAYDFAINSAFEDARALARYVEHPEHQAGVGLWREFATWVIADYEF; from the coding sequence ATGATCCGCCACCTGGTGCTCTTCAGGCTGAACGAGGGCGTCGAGCGGGACGACCCGAGGGTCGTGGAGGGCGTGGAGGCCTTCCGCTCGCTCGACGGCAAGATCCCGGAGATCCGTTTCTGGGAGTGCGCCTGGAACATCAGCGACCGCCCCATCGCCTACGACTTCGCCATCAACTCGGCGTTCGAGGACGCCCGGGCCCTCGCCCGGTACGTGGAGCACCCGGAGCACCAGGCGGGCGTCGGACTGTGGCGCGAGTTCGCCACGTGGGTGATCGCCGACTACGAATTCTGA
- the tadA gene encoding tRNA adenosine(34) deaminase TadA — translation MRLALDEAERAVRGGDVPVGAVVLAPDGTTVLARGHNEREAGGDPTAHAEVLAVRRAAARLGEWRLAGCTLVVTLEPCTMCAGAIQQARVDRVVYGARDEKAGAAGSLWDVLRDRRLNHRPEVIEGVLAEECARPLTEFFRER, via the coding sequence TCCGGGGCGGGGACGTCCCGGTCGGGGCCGTCGTCCTGGCCCCGGACGGCACCACCGTGCTGGCCCGCGGCCACAACGAGCGCGAGGCCGGCGGCGACCCCACGGCGCACGCCGAGGTGCTCGCCGTCCGGCGGGCCGCCGCGCGCCTCGGGGAGTGGCGGCTGGCGGGCTGCACCCTGGTGGTCACGCTGGAGCCGTGCACGATGTGCGCGGGCGCGATCCAGCAGGCGCGGGTGGACCGGGTCGTCTACGGCGCGCGCGACGAGAAGGCCGGCGCGGCCGGTTCCCTCTGGGACGTCCTGCGCGACCGGCGGCTCAACCACCGGCCCGAGGTGATCGAGGGCGTGCTCGCCGAGGAGTGCGCCCGGCCGCTCACGGAGTTCTTCCGCGAGCGGTGA
- a CDS encoding TetR/AcrR family transcriptional regulator: protein MVRSGRRSERAARTSVWLEGGDRRGGRGGGQPSGLDRQRITEATVRLLDAEGLARFSMRRLAAELNVTAMSVYWYVDTKDDLLELALDAAFGGLALPDPAADEDWRDQLRTLAREYRTLLVRHPWLSALAGSFLNIGPNALSFSRAVQQVVRRTGLPEHELTGAISAVFQFVYGYGTIEGHFHARVAVTGMTPDEYHRHAMREVTRSPDAAEVVQGSTRIMEARGGDTVEEMLERDFAFALDLLVAGIEAMVARSRD, encoded by the coding sequence ATGGTGAGGTCAGGCCGGCGGTCCGAGAGGGCGGCGCGGACCAGCGTCTGGCTGGAGGGCGGGGACCGCCGGGGCGGGCGCGGCGGCGGGCAGCCGTCGGGACTGGACCGGCAGCGGATCACCGAGGCCACCGTCCGGCTGCTGGACGCCGAGGGCCTGGCCAGGTTCTCCATGCGGCGGCTCGCGGCCGAGCTGAACGTGACGGCGATGTCCGTCTACTGGTACGTCGACACCAAGGACGACCTGCTGGAACTCGCCCTGGACGCGGCCTTCGGCGGACTCGCGCTGCCCGACCCGGCCGCCGACGAGGACTGGCGCGACCAACTGCGCACGCTCGCGCGGGAGTACCGCACCCTCCTGGTGCGCCATCCCTGGCTGTCGGCGCTGGCCGGGAGCTTCCTCAACATCGGTCCCAACGCGCTGTCGTTCTCCCGGGCGGTCCAGCAGGTCGTCCGCAGGACGGGCCTGCCCGAGCACGAGCTGACCGGGGCCATCTCCGCCGTCTTCCAGTTCGTGTACGGCTACGGCACGATCGAGGGCCACTTCCACGCCCGCGTCGCCGTCACGGGCATGACCCCCGACGAGTACCACCGGCACGCCATGCGCGAGGTGACGCGGTCGCCGGACGCCGCCGAGGTCGTCCAGGGGTCCACGAGGATCATGGAGGCCCGCGGCGGCGACACGGTCGAGGAGATGCTGGAACGGGACTTCGCCTTCGCCCTGGACCTGCTGGTCGCGGGCATCGAGGCGATGGTGGCCCGCAGCCGGGACTGA
- a CDS encoding RNA polymerase sigma factor SigF codes for MDELTNELTDEEVALTVSASTAPPQDQASAQAPASASPPVRPPDPARTPTTDRHAHSAPDSAQGPDPAPDPDPAPNPARRRGADTRALTQVLFGQLKELEPGSPEHARVRAALIEANLPLVRYAAARFRSRNEPMEDVVQVGTIGLINAIDRFDPDRGVQFPTFAMPTVVGEIKRYFRDNVRTVHVPRRLHELWVQVNGATEDLTTAFGRSPSTAEIAERLRITEEEVLSCIEAGRSYHATSLEAAQEGDGMPGLLDRLGYEDPALDGVEHRDLVRHLLVQLPEREQRILLLRYYSNLTQSQISAELGVSQMHVSRLLARSFQRLRSANRIDA; via the coding sequence ATGGACGAGTTGACGAACGAGTTGACCGATGAAGAGGTGGCGTTGACCGTGTCGGCCAGTACTGCGCCGCCCCAGGACCAGGCGTCCGCCCAGGCCCCGGCTTCGGCTTCGCCTCCGGTCCGGCCACCGGACCCGGCGCGGACTCCGACCACCGACCGGCACGCGCACTCGGCCCCGGACTCCGCTCAGGGGCCGGACCCGGCCCCTGACCCGGACCCGGCCCCGAACCCGGCCAGGCGCCGGGGCGCCGACACCCGGGCCCTGACCCAGGTGCTCTTCGGCCAGCTCAAGGAGCTGGAGCCGGGCAGCCCGGAGCACGCCCGCGTGCGCGCGGCGCTCATCGAGGCCAACCTCCCCCTGGTGCGCTACGCCGCCGCCCGCTTCCGCTCCCGCAACGAGCCGATGGAGGACGTCGTCCAGGTCGGCACCATCGGGCTCATCAACGCCATCGACCGCTTCGACCCGGACCGGGGCGTGCAGTTCCCGACGTTCGCGATGCCGACGGTGGTCGGCGAGATCAAGCGGTACTTCCGCGACAACGTCCGCACCGTCCACGTACCGCGCCGGCTGCACGAACTGTGGGTGCAGGTCAACGGGGCGACCGAGGACCTGACGACCGCCTTCGGACGCTCCCCGTCGACCGCGGAGATCGCCGAGCGGCTGCGCATCACCGAGGAGGAGGTGCTGTCCTGCATCGAGGCCGGACGGTCGTACCACGCGACCTCGCTGGAGGCCGCGCAGGAGGGCGACGGCATGCCGGGGCTGCTGGACCGGCTCGGCTACGAGGACCCCGCCCTGGACGGCGTCGAGCACCGCGACCTCGTCCGGCACCTGCTCGTCCAACTGCCCGAGCGGGAGCAGCGCATCCTGTTGCTGCGGTACTACAGCAATCTGACGCAGTCGCAGATCAGTGCGGAACTCGGCGTCTCGCAGATGCACGTGTCCCGGCTACTGGCACGTAGCTTCCAGCGGCTGAGATCCGCAAACAGGATCGACGCGTAA
- a CDS encoding PPOX class F420-dependent oxidoreductase, which translates to MAPNIATNTRVSLDELLDFVRPRHRAVLLTRRADGGPQGSPLTCGVDDSGRIVVSTYPERAKTRNAKRDPRVSLIVLSDDWNGPWVQIDGTAEVVDAPDSVEPLVEYYRNIAGEHPDWDEYRAAMVKQGKSIIRITPERWGPVATGGFPARLVEGE; encoded by the coding sequence ATGGCACCGAACATCGCGACGAACACCCGTGTCTCCCTGGACGAGTTGCTGGACTTCGTACGGCCCCGGCACCGCGCGGTCCTGCTGACCCGGCGGGCCGACGGCGGCCCCCAGGGCTCGCCGCTGACCTGCGGGGTCGACGACTCCGGCCGGATCGTGGTGTCCACGTACCCGGAGCGCGCCAAGACCCGCAACGCCAAGAGGGACCCGCGGGTGAGCCTGATCGTGCTGAGCGACGACTGGAACGGCCCCTGGGTGCAGATCGACGGCACGGCCGAGGTCGTGGACGCGCCCGACTCGGTGGAACCGCTGGTGGAGTACTACCGGAACATCGCCGGGGAGCACCCCGACTGGGACGAGTACCGGGCGGCCATGGTCAAGCAGGGCAAGTCGATCATCCGGATCACCCCCGAGCGGTGGGGCCCGGTGGCGACCGGCGGGTTCCCGGCCCGGCTGGTCGAGGGGGAGTAG
- a CDS encoding ANTAR domain-containing protein, protein MPKRFVVAASEFPDSPCFPVGVDLAEALTEAARRLHETPTPDSTLDTAVRLAVDLVPGAEHAGISLIERDNRRRTLAWTDEIVLAAEDGHPAGDHRPYWQRLWTAPVVEVADSRGDESEDALAGLGLRSVLSLRLRADRRRLTVLTAYARKPRAFDEAALRIGRLFTAHVGIALEAATVREQLTEAMRTRDLIGQATGILMERLDIDAAGAFDSLVRASQRENVKLRDLARRIVDAHESPDAR, encoded by the coding sequence ATGCCGAAGAGGTTCGTGGTGGCTGCGTCCGAGTTTCCCGATTCGCCCTGTTTTCCGGTTGGTGTCGACCTGGCGGAAGCACTGACGGAAGCGGCCCGGCGGCTCCACGAGACACCCACCCCGGACTCCACCCTGGACACCGCGGTCCGCCTCGCGGTGGACCTCGTGCCCGGTGCCGAGCACGCCGGCATCTCCCTCATCGAGCGGGACAACCGGCGCCGCACGCTCGCCTGGACCGACGAGATCGTGCTCGCCGCCGAGGACGGGCACCCGGCGGGTGACCACCGGCCGTACTGGCAGCGCCTGTGGACCGCCCCGGTGGTCGAGGTCGCGGACAGCCGGGGCGACGAGAGCGAGGACGCGCTGGCCGGACTGGGCCTGCGGTCGGTGCTGTCGCTGCGGCTGCGCGCCGACCGCCGCCGGCTGACCGTGCTCACCGCCTACGCCCGCAAGCCGCGCGCCTTCGACGAGGCGGCGCTCCGGATCGGCCGGCTGTTCACCGCGCACGTCGGCATCGCCCTGGAGGCCGCCACCGTGCGCGAGCAGCTCACCGAGGCCATGCGCACCCGGGACCTGATCGGACAGGCCACCGGCATCCTCATGGAGCGCCTGGACATCGACGCGGCCGGGGCCTTCGACAGCCTGGTGCGGGCCTCGCAGCGGGAGAACGTGAAGCTGCGCGACCTCGCCCGCCGCATCGTCGACGCGCACGAGTCCCCCGACGCCCGGTGA
- a CDS encoding MarR family transcriptional regulator — translation MAGQAQYEELVRQFSAFGAVKREMSRIMPADCHSGSAAVLALLGRHGDMRMSRLAELLSVDLSVTSRHVTHVAERGWIERSPDPADKRSRILRLTPAGQEQLDELFRRTTQLLAERLGDWSDEEVGRLTQLMARLRDSFHEGRATTRPAPPPPRPAPPAPGRTTRTPASTRST, via the coding sequence ATGGCCGGGCAGGCGCAGTACGAGGAACTGGTCCGGCAGTTCAGCGCCTTCGGCGCGGTGAAGCGGGAGATGAGCCGGATCATGCCGGCCGACTGCCACAGCGGCTCCGCCGCCGTGCTGGCGCTGCTCGGCCGCCACGGCGACATGCGCATGAGCAGGCTCGCCGAACTGCTCTCCGTGGACCTGTCGGTCACCAGCCGCCACGTCACCCACGTGGCGGAGCGCGGCTGGATCGAACGCTCCCCCGACCCCGCCGACAAGCGCTCCCGCATCCTGCGCCTCACCCCCGCCGGCCAGGAGCAGCTCGACGAACTGTTCCGGCGGACCACGCAGCTGCTCGCCGAGCGCCTGGGCGACTGGTCGGACGAGGAGGTCGGCCGGCTCACCCAGCTCATGGCCCGGCTCAGGGACAGCTTCCACGAGGGCCGGGCCACGACCCGTCCGGCTCCCCCGCCGCCCCGCCCGGCGCCTCCCGCACCCGGACGGACCACCCGTACACCCGCAAGCACACGCAGCACGTAA
- a CDS encoding RNA polymerase sigma factor SigF encodes MSAEQGSSKVLTLAESETAPHALDALGPIDEGPALPATPVPDLPDTAALDTRTLSRSLFLRLAVLDEDSPERAYVRDTLIELNLPLVRYAAARFRSRNEPMEDIVQVGTIGLIKAIDRFDCERGVEFPTFAMPTVVGEIKRFFRDTSWSVRVPRRLQELRLALTKTSDELSQKLDRSPTVTELATALGVSEEDVVDGLAVGNAYTASSLDSPAPEDDGGEGSLADRLGYEDTALEGVEYRESLKPLLAKLPPRERRIIMLRFFANMTQSQIGEEVGISQMHVSRLLTRTLSQLREGLISD; translated from the coding sequence ATGTCCGCAGAACAGGGCAGCTCGAAGGTGCTCACGCTCGCGGAGAGCGAGACAGCTCCCCATGCTCTCGACGCACTCGGCCCCATCGACGAGGGCCCGGCCCTCCCGGCCACGCCCGTTCCGGACCTCCCGGACACGGCGGCCCTCGACACCCGCACCCTGTCCCGTTCCCTGTTCCTGCGGCTCGCCGTCCTCGACGAGGACAGCCCGGAGCGTGCCTACGTCCGGGACACCCTGATCGAGCTCAACCTCCCGCTGGTCCGGTACGCGGCGGCCCGCTTCCGCTCGCGCAACGAGCCGATGGAGGACATCGTCCAGGTCGGCACGATCGGACTGATCAAGGCGATCGACCGCTTCGACTGCGAGCGGGGAGTGGAGTTCCCGACGTTCGCGATGCCGACGGTGGTCGGCGAGATCAAGCGGTTCTTCCGCGACACGTCGTGGTCGGTGCGGGTGCCGCGCCGGCTGCAGGAGCTGCGCCTGGCGCTGACGAAGACCAGCGACGAGCTCTCCCAGAAGCTGGACCGCTCCCCGACGGTCACCGAACTCGCCACCGCGCTGGGCGTGTCGGAGGAGGACGTGGTCGACGGCCTCGCGGTCGGCAACGCCTACACCGCCTCCTCGCTGGACTCCCCGGCACCCGAGGACGACGGCGGCGAGGGCTCGCTCGCGGACCGGCTCGGCTACGAGGACACGGCGCTGGAGGGCGTGGAGTACCGGGAGTCGCTCAAGCCCCTGCTGGCCAAGCTGCCGCCCCGTGAGCGGCGGATCATCATGCTGCGCTTCTTCGCCAACATGACCCAGTCGCAGATCGGCGAGGAGGTCGGCATCTCCCAGATGCACGTCTCACGGCTGCTGACCCGGACCCTGTCCCAGCTGCGGGAGGGCCTCATCTCGGACTGA
- a CDS encoding GAF and ANTAR domain-containing protein, translating into MSSERSDTLDQAMVRSSGLDTLLRDLTDRAVREVPGAAACSITVRRADRLLTLAGSAGLPSGLDQRQYENGAGPCVAAADTGTEQYAPDLATETRWPAYTRYALATGVRTVLAVPLGVAEESGAALNLYGERPGALAPGREAARAFAVRVTDAVTTALRIERGRQSAADVRTALLSRSVIDQAIGILMARERIDAGRALERLRRVSQDRNIKLRDLCARVVERTADGSSDGRE; encoded by the coding sequence ATGAGTTCCGAGAGATCCGACACGCTCGACCAGGCGATGGTGCGCAGCAGTGGTCTCGACACGCTGCTGCGTGATCTGACCGACCGTGCGGTGCGGGAGGTGCCCGGCGCCGCCGCGTGCAGCATCACGGTGCGCCGTGCCGACCGGCTGCTGACCCTGGCGGGCAGCGCGGGCCTGCCGAGCGGACTGGACCAGCGGCAGTACGAGAACGGCGCGGGCCCCTGCGTGGCGGCCGCCGACACCGGTACCGAGCAGTACGCCCCCGACCTGGCCACCGAGACCCGCTGGCCCGCGTACACGCGGTACGCGCTGGCCACCGGGGTGCGCACGGTGCTGGCGGTCCCGCTGGGCGTGGCGGAGGAGTCCGGCGCCGCGCTCAACCTCTACGGCGAGCGTCCCGGCGCGCTCGCCCCCGGACGGGAGGCGGCCCGCGCCTTCGCGGTCCGGGTGACGGACGCCGTCACCACCGCCCTGCGCATAGAGCGCGGCCGGCAGTCCGCCGCCGACGTCCGCACCGCCCTGCTCTCGCGCAGCGTCATCGACCAGGCGATCGGCATCCTCATGGCCCGCGAACGGATCGACGCGGGCCGGGCCCTGGAGCGGCTGCGCCGCGTCTCGCAGGACCGGAACATCAAACTCCGCGATCTGTGCGCCCGGGTGGTGGAGCGCACCGCCGACGGGTCCTCAGACGGCCGGGAGTGA
- a CDS encoding STAS domain-containing protein: MSAVTFLSPSPSEPRDPSERVLFPFPPEIDFSTASGLLPLIVSRTRTRPGGPPQVLVLDLTPTHFMDSQGVRLINEVRLLLRPGTRVHVVALPDGLASRVLELTGLRRDVPVYDNLPEAMAA, encoded by the coding sequence GTGAGTGCCGTGACCTTCCTTTCCCCTTCCCCTTCCGAGCCGCGTGATCCCTCCGAGCGCGTGCTGTTCCCCTTTCCGCCGGAGATCGACTTCTCCACCGCCTCCGGCCTGCTGCCGCTGATCGTGTCCAGGACCCGCACCCGTCCCGGCGGCCCGCCGCAGGTCCTGGTCCTCGACCTGACCCCCACCCACTTCATGGACTCCCAGGGCGTCCGCCTCATCAACGAGGTGCGCCTGCTGCTGCGTCCCGGCACCCGCGTGCACGTGGTGGCCCTCCCGGACGGCCTGGCGAGCCGCGTCCTGGAGCTGACCGGCCTGCGCCGCGACGTCCCCGTCTACGACAACCTGCCGGAGGCGATGGCGGCCTAG
- a CDS encoding YceI family protein, whose translation MPLTARIRTRDGWAVPHAVVTVTDATGTQVLRAGADAEGAVRDATALAPGSYTVVVTAVGHAPAAASAIVTASGRAEVGTVVLARQGGTELPPPGPWTVDPAHSSVAAVARHLGISSVRGRFTDFSAALEITPEEAAGSRVEAVIRAASIDTGNGVRDAHLRSADFLDAERYPEITYRSTGLTAAGSDRWTVHGELTMRGVVRPVDLDLAYLGTGPDPWGGTRAAFRATAELRREDFAMNYNQVLQAGIAAIGTTLRVELDVQAVRGTSLPAV comes from the coding sequence ATGCCACTGACCGCGAGGATCCGTACCCGGGACGGGTGGGCCGTGCCGCACGCGGTCGTCACGGTGACCGACGCGACCGGCACGCAGGTGCTGCGCGCCGGGGCGGACGCCGAGGGCGCCGTCCGGGACGCCACCGCGCTGGCCCCGGGCTCCTACACCGTCGTCGTCACCGCCGTCGGTCACGCGCCCGCCGCGGCCAGCGCGATCGTCACGGCGAGCGGGCGGGCCGAGGTCGGGACGGTCGTCCTGGCCCGGCAGGGCGGCACCGAGCTGCCGCCGCCCGGTCCGTGGACCGTGGACCCCGCGCACTCGAGCGTGGCCGCCGTCGCCCGGCACCTGGGCATCTCCAGCGTGCGCGGCCGGTTCACCGACTTCTCCGCCGCGCTGGAGATCACGCCGGAGGAGGCCGCCGGGTCCCGGGTGGAGGCGGTGATCCGGGCGGCCTCCATCGACACCGGCAACGGCGTGCGCGACGCCCATCTGCGCTCGGCGGACTTCCTGGACGCCGAGCGGTACCCCGAGATCACCTACCGGTCCACCGGCCTGACCGCGGCCGGGTCCGACCGCTGGACGGTCCACGGCGAGCTGACGATGCGCGGTGTCGTCCGGCCGGTCGACCTGGACCTGGCGTACCTCGGCACCGGGCCGGACCCGTGGGGCGGCACACGGGCGGCGTTCCGCGCCACGGCCGAACTGAGGCGCGAGGACTTCGCGATGAACTACAACCAGGTCCTCCAGGCGGGCATCGCGGCCATCGGCACGACGCTCAGGGTGGAACTGGACGTCCAGGCGGTGCGGGGGACGTCACTCCCGGCCGTCTGA
- a CDS encoding MFS transporter, producing the protein MATTTPTGVRAHAKHGGGSSEGRSPMTHRQIMEALSGLLLGMFAAILSSTIVTNALPEIVSDLGGGQSAYTWVVTASLLAMTASTPLWGKLADLVSKKALVQMALVVFVIGSVVAGMAHNPGTLIAARVIQGLGAGGLSALAQIIMAAMISPRERGRYSGYLGATFAVATVGGPLLGGVITDTSWLGWRWCLYVGVPFAVIALVVLQKTLDLPVVKRKVKVDWAGAFFVTAAVCLLLVWVTFADDKYAWMSWQTCTMVGGAIVLTLVFVLVESRAAEPIIPLRLFRNRTITLASLASLFVGIAMFAGTVYFSQYFQLARGQSPTMSGVMTIPMIGGLFVSSTVSGLIITKTGRWKSWLLVGGVLLTAGLGLMGTMRYDTPYWHIALFMALMGLGVGMMMQNLVLCTQNQVAPGDLGAASSVVTFFRSLGGAVGVSVLGSVMSSRISHYAEDTIGTLSPQNRAAAARAAGGGAIPDMDLLPAPVRTWLESAYGHGIADIFLYVAPIALLGFLVTLFIKEVPLRTAGALAQAADAPGGAQAAAPAAAATAAMPAAAEAAAPAAEEAPDRFAVATAARPEESAGGGIPVRGVVRGAESAPVPQAAVTLISLSGRQLGRSVAQADGSYALDAPGAGSYVLIASADGHQPQASTIVVNGEPVSHDVLLGGTSGLTGLVRAADGGLPVPDAMVIVTDVRGDLLATGNTGEQGDFSFTELVPGAVTVAVNAAGYRPRALPVEVGGTGVTRVEVELETGARMRGVVRAPHGPLADARVTLVDAAGNVVGTATTGADGAYAFADLDGGEYTVIATGYPPVATTVTVAGGGADDHDIELAHPGE; encoded by the coding sequence ATGGCAACGACCACACCGACCGGTGTGCGGGCTCATGCCAAGCACGGGGGAGGCTCCTCCGAAGGCCGTTCTCCGATGACGCACCGGCAGATCATGGAGGCGCTGTCGGGCCTGCTGCTCGGCATGTTCGCCGCGATCCTGTCCTCCACCATCGTCACCAACGCCCTGCCCGAGATCGTCTCCGACCTCGGCGGCGGCCAGAGCGCCTACACCTGGGTCGTCACCGCCTCGCTGCTGGCGATGACGGCGTCCACCCCCCTGTGGGGCAAGCTCGCCGACCTCGTCAGCAAGAAGGCGCTGGTCCAGATGGCCCTGGTGGTCTTCGTCATCGGGTCCGTGGTGGCCGGCATGGCGCACAACCCCGGCACGCTGATCGCGGCCCGGGTCATCCAGGGCCTGGGCGCCGGCGGTCTGTCCGCCCTGGCCCAGATCATCATGGCCGCGATGATCTCCCCGCGCGAGCGCGGGCGCTACTCCGGCTACCTGGGCGCGACGTTCGCCGTCGCCACCGTCGGCGGACCGCTGCTCGGCGGCGTCATCACCGACACCAGCTGGCTCGGCTGGCGCTGGTGCCTCTACGTCGGCGTGCCGTTCGCGGTGATCGCCCTCGTCGTGCTGCAGAAGACGCTGGACCTGCCGGTGGTCAAGCGCAAGGTCAAGGTCGACTGGGCCGGCGCCTTCTTCGTCACCGCGGCCGTCTGCCTGCTGCTCGTCTGGGTGACCTTCGCCGACGACAAGTACGCCTGGATGTCCTGGCAGACGTGCACGATGGTCGGCGGCGCGATCGTCCTCACGCTGGTCTTCGTCCTCGTCGAGTCCCGGGCCGCCGAGCCGATCATCCCGCTGCGGCTGTTCCGGAACCGCACCATCACCCTGGCGTCGCTCGCCTCGCTGTTCGTCGGCATCGCGATGTTCGCGGGCACGGTCTACTTCAGCCAGTACTTCCAGCTGGCCCGGGGGCAGTCCCCGACCATGTCGGGCGTCATGACGATCCCGATGATCGGCGGCCTGTTCGTGTCGTCCACGGTGTCCGGCCTGATCATCACCAAGACCGGCAGGTGGAAGAGCTGGCTGCTGGTCGGCGGTGTGCTGCTGACGGCGGGCCTGGGCCTGATGGGCACCATGCGCTACGACACCCCGTACTGGCACATCGCGCTCTTCATGGCGCTGATGGGGCTCGGCGTCGGCATGATGATGCAGAACCTGGTGCTCTGCACGCAGAACCAGGTGGCCCCGGGCGACCTGGGCGCGGCCTCGTCGGTCGTGACCTTCTTCCGGTCCCTCGGCGGCGCGGTGGGCGTCTCGGTGCTCGGCTCCGTGATGTCCTCCCGGATCAGCCACTACGCCGAGGACACCATCGGCACGCTGAGTCCGCAGAACCGGGCGGCGGCCGCCCGGGCCGCCGGCGGCGGCGCGATCCCCGACATGGACCTGCTGCCCGCGCCCGTCCGCACCTGGCTGGAGAGCGCCTACGGGCACGGCATCGCCGACATCTTCCTGTACGTCGCGCCGATCGCCCTCCTCGGCTTCCTGGTGACCCTGTTCATCAAGGAGGTCCCGCTGCGCACCGCGGGCGCCCTGGCCCAGGCGGCCGACGCTCCGGGCGGCGCCCAGGCCGCGGCTCCGGCCGCCGCCGCCACCGCCGCGATGCCGGCCGCCGCCGAGGCCGCCGCCCCGGCCGCCGAGGAGGCCCCGGACCGGTTCGCCGTCGCCACCGCCGCCCGCCCCGAGGAGTCCGCCGGCGGCGGCATCCCGGTGCGCGGTGTCGTGCGGGGCGCCGAGAGCGCGCCCGTGCCGCAGGCCGCCGTCACGCTGATCTCGCTGTCCGGGCGCCAGCTGGGCCGGTCGGTGGCGCAGGCCGACGGTTCCTACGCGCTGGACGCGCCCGGGGCCGGGTCGTACGTGCTGATCGCCTCCGCCGACGGCCACCAGCCGCAGGCGTCCACGATCGTGGTGAACGGCGAGCCCGTCTCCCACGACGTCCTGCTCGGCGGGACCAGCGGTCTGACCGGTCTGGTCCGGGCCGCCGACGGCGGGCTCCCGGTGCCGGACGCGATGGTGATCGTCACCGATGTGCGCGGGGACCTGCTGGCCACCGGGAACACCGGTGAGCAGGGCGACTTCTCCTTCACCGAGCTGGTGCCGGGCGCGGTGACCGTCGCGGTGAACGCCGCCGGGTACCGGCCGCGCGCGCTGCCGGTCGAGGTGGGCGGCACCGGGGTGACCCGGGTCGAGGTCGAGCTGGAGACCGGCGCCCGGATGCGGGGCGTCGTCCGCGCCCCGCACGGGCCGCTGGCCGACGCCCGGGTGACCCTGGTCGACGCGGCCGGGAACGTGGTCGGCACGGCGACGACCGGCGCGGACGGGGCGTACGCCTTCGCCGACCTGGACGGCGGCGAGTACACCGTCATCGCCACGGGCTACCCGCCGGTGGCCACCACGGTGACGGTCGCCGGCGGCGGAGCCGACGACCACGACATCGAGCTCGCCCACCCGGGCGAGTAG